Part of the Paenibacillus guangzhouensis genome is shown below.
CACGCGACAGGCGTAGGCGGACGCTCTATGGAAGCGCTGATCGAAGCTGGGTTCATTGAAGGCGTGCTGGATCTGACGACCACCGAGTGGGTGGATGAGATTCTTGGCGGCGTTCTGAACGCAGGTCCCCATCGATTAGAGGCGGCAGGCAAACATCATATCCCGCAGGTCGTCTCTGTTGGCGCGCTGGATATGTGCAACTTCGGGCCATACGATACGATTCCAGAGAAATTTGCGGGGCATAAATTTTACAAACATAATCCAACGGTAACGCTCATGCGAACGACGGTGGAAGAGAATGAAGCCATTGGGAAGAAGCTGGTCGAGAAACTGAATATGGCGAAGGAGAAAACGGTGCTCATGCTGCCGCTCCGTGGCATCTCCGGCATTGACGTTGAAGGGGAAGCGTTCTACGGCCCAGATGAAGATAAGATGTTGTTCGACACGCTGCGCAGCGGTATCAACCGCAATGTCGTTGAGCTGATCGAGATGGATTGCGCAATCAACGACACCGCATTCGCCGAGGCAGCGGCCCAGAAGCTGATCGATTTAATGCAGAAATAACCTTACAACAGAAGCAATGGAGGCGTTATCGATGAATAAATTAACAAGAACAGAGATTATGGCAAAATTCCGCGAAGAAGTGAAGAATGGGAAAATTCTGCTTGGCGTAGGCGCGGGGACCGGGATTACAGCGAAGAGCAGTGAAGCGGGCGGCGCGGATATGTTGATCGTCTACAACTCCGGCCGTTATCGGATGGCGGGACGAGGATCCCTCGCAGGGCTGTTGTCTTATGGAGATGCCAATCAAATCGTCGTCGAGATGGGATCGGAAGTGCTTCCTGTCGTGAAACATACGCCGGTATTAGCCGGTGTATGCGGCACGGATCCATTCCGCGTGATGGAGGTCTATCTGAAGCAGTTGAAGGAGCAGGGCTTCAGCGGCGTTCAGAACTTCCCAACCGTTGGTTTAATCGACGGTGTATTCCGTCAGAACCTGGAAGAGACGGGTATGGGCTACGATCTCGAAGTGGACATGATCCGTATTGCGCATGAGCTGGACATGCTCACGACGCCGTATGTGTTCGATCCGGAGCAAGCGAGAGCGATGGCGGAGGCCGGCGCGGATATTCTCGTGGCGCATATGGGGCTGACGACCAAAGGGACGATCGGGGCCAAAACGGCGCTAACGCTCGATGATTGCGTCGAGCGCATCGAAGCGATCATCCAAGCGGGCAAAGCCGTCAACCCGGACATGATGGTCATCTGCCATGGCGGCCCGATTGCGGAACCGGAGGATGCTGCATACGTGATGGCAAGAACGAAAGGCATCGACGGATTCTTCGGCGCTTCCAGCATCGAACGATTCGCTGCGGAGAAGGGCATCCGAGAGCAGACGGAATTGTTCAAGAACATTAGCAAATAATCGAGATGAACGAATAGGAAAAAGGCGCAACTCTCACGGTTGCGCCTTTTCTTGATCGACATCGAGGAATTTCTCCGCTTGTTCTCGGTGCTCGTCCGTTATTTGGCTTGAAATCGCCTTGATTCCTGCGACAATGACAGCTGCATCATCTGTAAACCCAAGTCCAACTAACACATCCGGAATCGCGTCCATCGGCGAGATGAAATATGCCAGTGCACCGAAGGCAATTCCTTTGGCCCACAGCGGCGTCTTGGCATCGACCGCACAATAGTACATCGCGACGGCGTCTTTGGTAAAGGGGATTTTCCCAGCGAATTTTTTCGTCTTGGTCCAGAAGTTCTTCTTCACCAGTTCCTCATTTTCTTGGCTGTAGGGAAGCTCCTGCAAGGACAGCTCTGGTTGGATCGAATCGTTATCTTTTTTCATAAGGATCCCCTCATTTTCTGTTTATATTGCTTCGGCGTACATCCGCAGAATCGCTTGAACAATTCATAGAAATGCGCCATGTTCTCAATGCCTACCGCTGCAGCGATATCGTTCACATTTTTATCGCCAATAGCCAGCATCCGCTCTGCTCTGGCAATCCGTTTACGATTGACGAAATCGGTGAAAGAGATGCCGACCTTACTCTTAAAATATTTGGAGAAGTACGTATAGCTCATGCCCGCCAGCTTGCTCACGACGCCCATATCGACTTTCTCGGCTAAATGCTCTTCGATATAGGCAATGACCGGGCGAAGCACGTCCGCATCGACATACTCGTGCGCCAGCAGAAGTTCTTGATCATCGTTACGCAGCAGCGTTAACAGCAGATGTTTGATGTGCATGCTGACTGCAATCTCGTATCCCTTCTGCTTCTGCATAACTTCTTCGTGGATGGCATGGATAATCGAACCGACCTCTTGCTGCACATGCGGGAATTTACGGAATATATAATTCAATTCCTCGAGCGGACTAAGTACCTCCATGAAGTGCCTGGTATAGTGCATCATGGCGGGATCGAAGTAAGGCTCCAGATCAATATGAAGTACAATGTAAGCAACATCCTGCCCGGCAGGCGTAAGGCCCCGGTGCAGCTGGGAAGAACCAACGACCATGACATCCCCCGGGTTCAACCGGTACACCTGTGTTGGCGTATGCATTTCATGAACGCCTTCGACGACGAGGACGAATTCGACTTCCTTATGATAATGCCACAGTGCCGGACCTATATGCTCATCACCTGTATGCGTAAATTTCCATACTTTCATACATAATTGCGGGTTCTGATAGTGAATCGGTTCTTGGATAATTTGCACAGTGTTAACCTCGCTATATTTTTCCAGAATAAAAATGGATACAAATCGGTTAAATAACAGCATATACGTGCTTCTTCCCTGAATGTATCATTTTTCTATACGGAAGTATATATCCAATTGGAGGGGAAGTAGCGATGAAAGTAGCTGTATTAGGTTGCGGTGGATTAGGACGGATACATGCCAGCATATATGCAAACATGCGCGATGTGGAATTGACAGGCGTCTGTGATATCGTGCAAGATCTGGCCGACGATGCAGCCCGTATGACAGGGTCTGTAGCTTACGGATCATTTGAGGATATGCTGGAGCAAGCTGAATTTGATGTGATCAGCATTGCGCTTCCTAGCAATTTGCATAAAGAATATACGATTCGTGCGGCTAAGGCGGGTAAGCATGTGATCAGCGAGAAGCCGATCGCGCTTCGTCTTGAGGATGCGGAAGACATGATTCAGTGCTGCGAAGAGAACGGCGTTCGCCTGTTCGTCGGACATGTCGTCCGGTTCTTCCCAGACTATGTCAACATGAAACAAGCGATGGACGAGGGGAAATTAGGTCGAGCTGGCGTCGCGCATGCCAGCCGCATCGGCGGTCATCCCGGGGCGACCAAAGCGTGGTATAACGAGCTGGATCAGAGCGGCGGCGTGATCGTCGATTTGATGATCCATGATCTGGATTTCCTTCGTTGGTCGCTTGGTGAAGTCACAACCGTGTATGCGCTTAACCGTAGAGGAGACCTGATGGACTATGCCCTCGTTACACTGCAATTCGAGAGCGGAGCCGTGGCCAATGTGGAAGGGAACTGGGGCTTCCCGGGGCCATTCCAGACGAAGGCGGAAATCGCTGGCAGCGAAGGCATCGTGCAGGCGAACAGCTTGAAGAGCAGCTCGCTGCAGATTCATAAAGCACCTTCGGCATCTGAAGCCAGTGCATTTGTGACGGTGCCGGAGAGTCCGGGCTTCCATAGTCCGTATGAGCTGGAACTGGTTCACTTCATCGATTGTATCCGTACGGGCTCGGAACCGATCGTGACGGCAAGAGATGCTTATAAAGCCTTGGAATTGGCACTCGCTGCACGCGAGAGCGCAGAGACAGGTCAAGTGGTTCGTCTACCCTTGGTACAACGATAAGGAGGAATGAAACATGAAGAAACTGAAAATCGGGATGATTAGTTTTGCGCATGGTCATGCATTCTCATATTTCAATTCGCTGCATGCGCTGCCTGAAGTGGAAGTGGCAGGTATTGCAGATCCGGTACCAAGCCGCGTAGAGCGTCTAGTGCAAGCGCATCAATTGCCTTACTACGAAGATTACCGGCAGCTGCTGGATACGGATATTGATGCGGTCGTGATTTGTTCGGAGAATGTGTACCATGCTGAGATGACGATCGCTGCGGCCGAACGCGGCAAGCATGTTCTCTGCGAGAAACCGCTCGGGATTACGAAGGAGAGCATGGAAGCGATGATCACAGCTTGCCGCGACAATGGCGTGCAGCTGATGACAGCTTTTCCCTGCCGTTACTTGGCAGCCGTTGTCCAAGCGAAACGCGCGGTTGAACGCGGCGAGATCGGCGATGTGATCGCGGTGAAAGGAACGAATCGAGGAAGCTTCCCTGGCGGCTGGTTCGTTGATCCGGCGCTATCGGGCGGTGGAGCCCTGCTCGACCATACGGTTCATGTGATGGACCTCATGAATTGGATCATCGGCAGCGAGGTGAAGGAAGTGTATGCTTACGCGGCGCCGTTGTTCCATGAGAACATCGAGGTCGAGGATGCCGGCATGATCCATGTGAAATTCGAGAACGGCGTTTTTGGCGTGTTGGATACGAGCTGGTCGAGGAATGCGACTTTCCCGACATGGGGCGATGTGACGATGGAGATCATCGGTACCAAAGGCGTCATCTCCGTCGATGGATTCGCACAGAAGAACGAGCTGTTCAGCAATGTTAACGGGAAAGGTACGTGGGAATTCTGGGGCGACAATATGGACGCCTATCTCATCCAGGATTTCGTCGATGCGCTAATCCACGATAAACCTGTACCGATCTCCGGCGAAGACGGCCTCCGCTCCGCGCATGTCGCGCTCGCGGGTTATGAATCGCTGCAGCAAGGCCAACCGGTACAATTATAATTTCGTACAGAAACAAAGGTACAATCTCATGAAAAAGAAGAGATTGTACCTTTTTATTGTGTAGTGTGAAATCGAAAAAAAGAACCTGAGCGTTTGATCAGGTTCTTTGATATTGCATATAAACAGATACGATGATATAATCGGAATACGTCTGACTTGAGTTATGTAGACACAAATATCTTATCTTACATCTTAAGTGTACCATGCCGGTAAACTCTTGTCAAATGTTTTTTCTCAATTTATTGGTTAGGAGAGATGTGGAATGGGTTCTCTAGTTCTCGGTTTTCAGGAAATGGATCAAGCGCAGCTTTTGCTCGTTGGCGGAAAAGGTTTGAATTTAGGGGAATTATCCAAGATTGAAGGCATCCAAGTACCCGAAGGATTTTGTGTGACAACCGCTGGATATCAACAAGCCATCGAACAAAACGAAACGTATCATGCTTTGCTCAATCGACTAACCATGCTAAAAGCAGAAGATCGAGATCAAATTGGTGAAATCAGCGGGAAGATTCGTCAGATCCTTATGGAGACCGAAATTCCTTCCGATGTTGTCAAAGCCGTTACTCATTATCTCTCCCAGTATGGCGAGGATCACGCTTATGCAGTGCGCTCTAGTGCGACAGCTGAAGATTTACCCCATGCCTCTTTTGCAGGTCAACAAGATACCTATTTAAATATCATCGGCCAAGAAGCCATTCTGCAGCATATTAGCAAATGTTGGGCTTCCCTCTTTACGGATCGTGCGGTCATCTACCGTATGCAGAATGGATTTGATCACCGCCAAGTATATTTGTCCGTTATCGTTCAACGGATGGTGTTCCCGCAGGCTTCGGGGATCATGTTCACCGCCGATCCTATGACCTCGAACCGGAAGGTACTCTCCATCGATGCCAGTTATGGACTTGGAGAAGCACTGGTCTCTGGCTTGGTATCGGCCGATCATTATAAAGTTCAGAATGAGGAAATCGTCGATAAGCGGATCGCAACCAAAAAACTAGCCATCTATGGACGGACCGAAGGCGGAACGGGAACAAAGCAGCTCGATCCGGATCAGCAGCAGAGTCAAACCCTTACGGAACAACAAATTTTACAACTGGCACACATCGGAAGACGAATCGAAGCTTATTTTGGTTGCCCGCAAGATATTGAATGGTGTCTGGACCAGGATACTTTTTACATTGTTCAGAGCCGGCCGATCACGACGTTATACCCGATCCCTGAAGCGAATGATCAAGAAAATCACGTATACGTATCCGTCGGTCATCAACAAATGATGACGGACCCGATGAGACCGCTGGGACTGTCTTTTTTCCTATTAACGACTCCAGCGCCTATGCGTAAAGCTGGCGGCAGGTTGTTTGTTGATGTTACACCTCAACTGGCTTCACCTATCAGTAGAAACAATTTATTAAATGCTATGGGGCAACACGATCCGCTTATGAAAGACGCACTTATGAACATCATTGGGCGTGGAGATTATATAAAATCAGTGCCAAATGATAATAAAGCACCGAGTCCCACTAGAGGCAATACAGATATGTTGGCACAATTCGAAAACAATCCATCCATCGTTTCTGATTTGATTAAGCGTAGTCAGACATCGATCGAGGCGTTGAAGCAAACCATCCAAACAAAATCCGGAACGGATTTATTTGATTTTATTCTAGAAGATATCCAGCAATTAAAGAAGATCTTATTTGATCCGCAAAGTTCGGCCGTGTTTATGGCTGCTATGAATGCTTCAACATGGATCAATGAAAAAATGAACGAGTGGTTAGGTGAAAAAAACGCAGCAGATACGCTCTCTCAATCTGTACCAAACAATATTACTTCGGAAATGGGGCTGGCGCTTCTGGATGTCGCAGATGTGATTCGACCTTACCCGGAAGTCATAGATTATTTGCAACACGTCAAAGAAGATATCTTCTGGGATGAACTGGTACAGTTGGATGGGGGACAGAAGGCCAAAGACGCGATCTTAGCGTATCTAGATAAATACGGAATGCGATGTGCCGGAGAAATCGATTTGACTAGAACGCGTTGGAGTGAACATCCAATTACACTTGTCCCGTTGATTCTTGGTAACATCAAAAACTTTGAGCCTCAGGCTAGCCATCGAAAATTTGAGCAAGGGCGGAAGGAAGCTTGGAACAAAGAACAAGAATTATTGGATCGATTGAAGCAATTGCCGGATGGGGAGCAAAAAGCTAAAGAAACAAAACGAATGATCGACCTCGTCCGGAATTTCATCGGGTATCGAGAATATCCCAAATACGGCATGGTGAATCGCTACTTCGTCTATAAGCAGGCATTACTGAAAGAAGCCGAACAACTTGTAGAAGCGGGTGTGATTCATGAAAAAGAAGATATATTCTATCTCACGTTTGAAGAACTTCATGAAGTCGTACGCACACATCAACTGGATTTCCGGATTATCAGCAAACGAAAAGACGACTACAAATGGTATGAAAAATTAACGCCGCCACGTGTTATCACATCTGATGGCGAAATCAGCGCAGGGGAGTACAAACGTGAAAATCTCCCCGCTGACGCGATCGTCGGTCTGCCTGTGTCCTCCGGCGTAATCGAGGGCCGAGCACGTGTCATCTTAAACATGGAAGATGCTGATCTCGAAGATGGCGATATATTAGTCACAGCCTTTACGGACCCTAGCTGGACGCCTCTGTTCGTATCTATCAAAGGCCTGGTCACCGAAGTGGGTGGATTGATGACCCATGGAGCCGTTATCGCGCGCGAATATGGGTTACCAGCCGTTGTTGGTGTGGAGAATGCGACCAAACGGATTCAAGATGGGCAACGCATTCGCGTGCATGGAACGGATGGATATATCGAAATATTGTCATAGCTGATGAGCAGGATTATAACTTATAGCAAAAAGGGACGCATGTATGCGTCCCTTTCGTGCTGAATATCCGAATGTGGTCATGCACGTTTTTAACCCAGATATACTCGATGTTGTATATAATAATTATCAAGTTGTTGTCGAAGTTATCCTGTAAATGGAAGGAAGATTGCGTTTGGTTTTTAAGTCACATGAAGAAAAGCTAATCAATGAATGTTTTGAAAGATTAGGGATCAAGGAGAAATCGGTTCCTATACTCAAAATGGTACACGGAGGAAGCGGTGCCATGGTTGCAGAACTTTTTCTCCAGGATAGAAAAATGATTTTGAAATATACTTCGTCGGACGCTGGAGTAGAATTGTATAGAAATGCCCAGCGGGAGAGAAGGTTTTACAAGTACGGGGCATCACAGATCAATATTCAATCTCCAACTGTTGTTGCAGAATTCGAGGACTCATCTTTTGGGATTGGTCTGCTAATGCGCTCATATCAACAAACACCGCATCCAAGTGAGTGGGGACATCATTTAATAATCCAATCATTGACTCAAATATCTAAATTGCATGCTATGTTTTGGGGAAAAGATCAAGAAATTTATCGAATCACAGGGGAAGCAACATTTCAACCAAAGTTTGAATATCAACAAGATGAAGTGGCGAAGTCAATTGAAGCATGGGGGCATGTTTACTCTATAAAAAATCTAGACGAATTCGCAATTACATGTAAGGATAACATCATGCAACTGATGAGAAATTTGGAGCTGCTCGAAAGCTTCCAGGCGGGGCACCCTAGTACATTAATACATGGCGACTTTCATATGGAAAACTGTTTATTGGATGAGAAAAAAGAGGTTATGATCGTCGATTGGCAGTCACCTAAAGCAGGGGCTGGGGCTGAGGATGTTGGAAACTTCTTAGCGAGAGCGGAATTATACGGCAATCCCCTTTCAGCTAACGAATACATTACTTTATATAAACAATTATTGAAGAATCAATTACATGTTTCTGTTCCTTTAGATGAAATCGACCAGATTTGTCATGCGAAGAGATTGCTTCTACATTTGTTCTGGTCACCTAGATATGTCTTGTATTATCCAGATCATGTATTTATCCGAGTTTTAGAGGCGATCCAAGAGTCGTCTCTGGCGTTAGGAATCCATATGGGGAGTGGAAGCTCTAAATAGAGAACATGTTCGGTCCCGGACCAATGGATTGTTCAAAAAACTATTTTTGGATCGTTCCTTACAGTCAAATCATTGATAGACTTAGAAAAAGTTGAAAAGGAGCTCCTTATATGCACATCCATTTTGTTATTCATGAAGTTTTCGAAGGACCCGGGGCTTTTCTTACATGGGCTGAAGCCAAAGGACATCGCGTTAGTTATTCAAGGGTCTATCAAGGTGAGCAGCTTCCTCGTTCGATTGAGGAAATTGATTTATTAATTGTCATGGGTGGGCCGCAATCCCCAAGCACAACCATTGAAATGTGTCCACACTTTAATGCAGCTTTGGAAATGGCCCTAATTCAGGAGTGTGTGGAATCCGATAAGGCTGTATTAGGCGTTTGTTTGGGCGCTCAACTCATCGGGGAGGCGCTGGGGGCGAGATGTGAGCATAATCTTGAAAAAGAGATAGGTTGTTTTCCGATCACATTGACAGAGGAAGGAAATAAAATAGAGTTCTTTTCTCATTTTGGTGATACCTGTGTCGTAGGACATTGGCATAACGATATGCCGGGGTTAACAGCACGAAGCCAAGTGGTTGCCTACAGCGAAGGTTGTCCAAGGCAAATCGTAAGATACCAAGAATTTGTGTATGGGTTTCAATGTCACATGGAGTTCACTTCTGAGCTGATCGAGCTGTTGATTGCACATTCGGAAGAAGAGTTGGCCGGAGACCAGGACAAACGTTTTGTTCAGCGACCAGAAGAATTACGGAACAACGATTACACCGCAATGAATAATCTTTTGTTTTCCTTTTTGGATAAATTTGTTGATAGTTACTTGAAGAAATAGCTTAGAACATGGGGTAGAGCAGAATAGATTAAAAGCCGCGTCGTTGCGGCTTTTTTTGCTATAACGATTGCTTTTGCAGGGTAACCTGGTTAAATCCCTTCACGATTAGCCATACCGCCAAAACCAATTGTTGCAAGGCGATCGGAATGTTCAACACCATGTAAGTGGTATCTAGACCAATGACGCGAATCATAAATAATAAGCTTGCCACTATGGACATTGCAGATCCAATAAGTCCCAAAGCGGACAACCAACGTGGAACTAGTCTAGTTTGGTAAAATAGGCAGTTAAACAATAACATAGCGAGTACGAAGGTCAGTGTCGTTGCCACATGGTTCACCAAATCGCGTCCTTCCCGCAACAATCCACCCAGGGTCTGAAAATACGATTCATTCAGAGATCCGGCTTTTGCAAATTCATGACTTAATGTCAATAGTAACAGAAGTATGATGACACCCATAATAATGAACACGCCCGCCATGATGCCGAAAGCAACAGATCCAAGAGCTGCACCTTTATGATGCTTACTTAATGTCGAATACATCGAAATAGGAATACCAACATAGGCAGCGACCATCAACAACTGGAAAAATGCGCCTAGCATCACCTGATTTTCATTCGTAGCAGCCTTAACGAGATAGTCTGCTCCATCTATCACAGGGACAACACTAAATATCCCTGTAACCAACCCAACTAGTAATAACACCCCAGTCATTACTGCAGACCTTCTACTTGAATTTGTACGCTTCCTCAACATTATGAACCTCCTTAGATTACCTATCTTTGGCGGATGTTTGCGGGACGTGCGAATGATATGATCACAGTAGTAGTGATGATGACCTTGTCTCTTTTATGACCGGTATCGGCATGGTGTGCGTTGGAACATATTGTAAACTTTACTTCTTGTCCTGTGCAAGCTAGACCAAGCCCACGAACATATTTCTCTGCTACTCCTCAAATGATAAATTCATAGGCTCGTCTAGAAGTTCACACATAAAATCAATATTCGTCGTAGGCACCTTGGTATCCACTTCCTCGAATTGAAGCCCATCAATCCAGACCTGCCCGCTTCCGGACAGCAGCACCCCAAAAGCAATCACGGCACTGTTCTCCGGCACATCCAGCACGATGCTGTAATGGTTCCACCCCGTATCTCCAATAATGGGGCGGTCGCTCATGTTATCGAATTGCAGAATATCATGTAGCGCATCGTCGATTCGCATCCAGAACCCGCAAAATCCGCTCACGGCCTTTGTTTTGATAAACCCTGAGAGTTTTAATCGTTTGCCCATATATTTGTCCGCTTTGAATTGCTGCATCATCGTTGCAAATTCGCCTTCCGTCTGGACCACGGTAACCGACTTTAAATATCCGGACGCCTTCCCTTGATGGAAAGTTTCCCGGTCAATTCCCATCTGATAATTGAAGGGGTGAGTCCCGCTTAACTGCCACCCTTTTAA
Proteins encoded:
- a CDS encoding phosphoenolpyruvate hydrolase family protein; translation: MNKLTRTEIMAKFREEVKNGKILLGVGAGTGITAKSSEAGGADMLIVYNSGRYRMAGRGSLAGLLSYGDANQIVVEMGSEVLPVVKHTPVLAGVCGTDPFRVMEVYLKQLKEQGFSGVQNFPTVGLIDGVFRQNLEETGMGYDLEVDMIRIAHELDMLTTPYVFDPEQARAMAEAGADILVAHMGLTTKGTIGAKTALTLDDCVERIEAIIQAGKAVNPDMMVICHGGPIAEPEDAAYVMARTKGIDGFFGASSIERFAAEKGIREQTELFKNISK
- a CDS encoding YkvA family protein; the encoded protein is MKKDNDSIQPELSLQELPYSQENEELVKKNFWTKTKKFAGKIPFTKDAVAMYYCAVDAKTPLWAKGIAFGALAYFISPMDAIPDVLVGLGFTDDAAVIVAGIKAISSQITDEHREQAEKFLDVDQEKAQP
- a CDS encoding helix-turn-helix domain-containing protein; its protein translation is MLLFNRFVSIFILEKYSEVNTVQIIQEPIHYQNPQLCMKVWKFTHTGDEHIGPALWHYHKEVEFVLVVEGVHEMHTPTQVYRLNPGDVMVVGSSQLHRGLTPAGQDVAYIVLHIDLEPYFDPAMMHYTRHFMEVLSPLEELNYIFRKFPHVQQEVGSIIHAIHEEVMQKQKGYEIAVSMHIKHLLLTLLRNDDQELLLAHEYVDADVLRPVIAYIEEHLAEKVDMGVVSKLAGMSYTYFSKYFKSKVGISFTDFVNRKRIARAERMLAIGDKNVNDIAAAVGIENMAHFYELFKRFCGCTPKQYKQKMRGSL
- a CDS encoding Gfo/Idh/MocA family protein, which encodes MKVAVLGCGGLGRIHASIYANMRDVELTGVCDIVQDLADDAARMTGSVAYGSFEDMLEQAEFDVISIALPSNLHKEYTIRAAKAGKHVISEKPIALRLEDAEDMIQCCEENGVRLFVGHVVRFFPDYVNMKQAMDEGKLGRAGVAHASRIGGHPGATKAWYNELDQSGGVIVDLMIHDLDFLRWSLGEVTTVYALNRRGDLMDYALVTLQFESGAVANVEGNWGFPGPFQTKAEIAGSEGIVQANSLKSSSLQIHKAPSASEASAFVTVPESPGFHSPYELELVHFIDCIRTGSEPIVTARDAYKALELALAARESAETGQVVRLPLVQR
- a CDS encoding Gfo/Idh/MocA family protein, giving the protein MKKLKIGMISFAHGHAFSYFNSLHALPEVEVAGIADPVPSRVERLVQAHQLPYYEDYRQLLDTDIDAVVICSENVYHAEMTIAAAERGKHVLCEKPLGITKESMEAMITACRDNGVQLMTAFPCRYLAAVVQAKRAVERGEIGDVIAVKGTNRGSFPGGWFVDPALSGGGALLDHTVHVMDLMNWIIGSEVKEVYAYAAPLFHENIEVEDAGMIHVKFENGVFGVLDTSWSRNATFPTWGDVTMEIIGTKGVISVDGFAQKNELFSNVNGKGTWEFWGDNMDAYLIQDFVDALIHDKPVPISGEDGLRSAHVALAGYESLQQGQPVQL
- the ppsA gene encoding phosphoenolpyruvate synthase, whose protein sequence is MGSLVLGFQEMDQAQLLLVGGKGLNLGELSKIEGIQVPEGFCVTTAGYQQAIEQNETYHALLNRLTMLKAEDRDQIGEISGKIRQILMETEIPSDVVKAVTHYLSQYGEDHAYAVRSSATAEDLPHASFAGQQDTYLNIIGQEAILQHISKCWASLFTDRAVIYRMQNGFDHRQVYLSVIVQRMVFPQASGIMFTADPMTSNRKVLSIDASYGLGEALVSGLVSADHYKVQNEEIVDKRIATKKLAIYGRTEGGTGTKQLDPDQQQSQTLTEQQILQLAHIGRRIEAYFGCPQDIEWCLDQDTFYIVQSRPITTLYPIPEANDQENHVYVSVGHQQMMTDPMRPLGLSFFLLTTPAPMRKAGGRLFVDVTPQLASPISRNNLLNAMGQHDPLMKDALMNIIGRGDYIKSVPNDNKAPSPTRGNTDMLAQFENNPSIVSDLIKRSQTSIEALKQTIQTKSGTDLFDFILEDIQQLKKILFDPQSSAVFMAAMNASTWINEKMNEWLGEKNAADTLSQSVPNNITSEMGLALLDVADVIRPYPEVIDYLQHVKEDIFWDELVQLDGGQKAKDAILAYLDKYGMRCAGEIDLTRTRWSEHPITLVPLILGNIKNFEPQASHRKFEQGRKEAWNKEQELLDRLKQLPDGEQKAKETKRMIDLVRNFIGYREYPKYGMVNRYFVYKQALLKEAEQLVEAGVIHEKEDIFYLTFEELHEVVRTHQLDFRIISKRKDDYKWYEKLTPPRVITSDGEISAGEYKRENLPADAIVGLPVSSGVIEGRARVILNMEDADLEDGDILVTAFTDPSWTPLFVSIKGLVTEVGGLMTHGAVIAREYGLPAVVGVENATKRIQDGQRIRVHGTDGYIEILS
- a CDS encoding phosphotransferase, which encodes MEGRLRLVFKSHEEKLINECFERLGIKEKSVPILKMVHGGSGAMVAELFLQDRKMILKYTSSDAGVELYRNAQRERRFYKYGASQINIQSPTVVAEFEDSSFGIGLLMRSYQQTPHPSEWGHHLIIQSLTQISKLHAMFWGKDQEIYRITGEATFQPKFEYQQDEVAKSIEAWGHVYSIKNLDEFAITCKDNIMQLMRNLELLESFQAGHPSTLIHGDFHMENCLLDEKKEVMIVDWQSPKAGAGAEDVGNFLARAELYGNPLSANEYITLYKQLLKNQLHVSVPLDEIDQICHAKRLLLHLFWSPRYVLYYPDHVFIRVLEAIQESSLALGIHMGSGSSK
- a CDS encoding type 1 glutamine amidotransferase; its protein translation is MHIHFVIHEVFEGPGAFLTWAEAKGHRVSYSRVYQGEQLPRSIEEIDLLIVMGGPQSPSTTIEMCPHFNAALEMALIQECVESDKAVLGVCLGAQLIGEALGARCEHNLEKEIGCFPITLTEEGNKIEFFSHFGDTCVVGHWHNDMPGLTARSQVVAYSEGCPRQIVRYQEFVYGFQCHMEFTSELIELLIAHSEEELAGDQDKRFVQRPEELRNNDYTAMNNLLFSFLDKFVDSYLKK
- a CDS encoding DUF4386 domain-containing protein; its protein translation is MLRKRTNSSRRSAVMTGVLLLVGLVTGIFSVVPVIDGADYLVKAATNENQVMLGAFFQLLMVAAYVGIPISMYSTLSKHHKGAALGSVAFGIMAGVFIIMGVIILLLLLTLSHEFAKAGSLNESYFQTLGGLLREGRDLVNHVATTLTFVLAMLLFNCLFYQTRLVPRWLSALGLIGSAMSIVASLLFMIRVIGLDTTYMVLNIPIALQQLVLAVWLIVKGFNQVTLQKQSL
- a CDS encoding helix-turn-helix transcriptional regulator — protein: MSYSPIIQESIAFIETHLHEELSLERMAKFAGFSKFHYHRVFQQEVGVTVSEYIRFRRIADSSNMLLYTDEKIIDIAIYYHFESQESFTRSFKKYYQLPPGQYRKIMGKLTMQREVMKMKNEQLLKGWQLSGTHPFNYQMGIDRETFHQGKASGYLKSVTVVQTEGEFATMMQQFKADKYMGKRLKLSGFIKTKAVSGFCGFWMRIDDALHDILQFDNMSDRPIIGDTGWNHYSIVLDVPENSAVIAFGVLLSGSGQVWIDGLQFEEVDTKVPTTNIDFMCELLDEPMNLSFEE